One window from the genome of Enterobacter asburiae encodes:
- the ycaR gene encoding protein YcaR: MDHRLLEIIACPVCNGKLYYSQDKQELICKLDSLAFPLRDGIPVLLENEARSLVAEESKP, translated from the coding sequence ATGGATCACCGTTTACTTGAAATTATTGCCTGCCCGGTATGCAACGGCAAACTCTACTACAGCCAGGACAAACAGGAGCTGATCTGCAAGCTGGATAGCCTGGCTTTCCCGCTGCGCGATGGCATTCCGGTACTGCTGGAAAATGAAGCTCGTTCCCTGGTGGCAGAAGAGAGCAAACCATGA
- the mukF gene encoding chromosome partition protein MukF, with the protein MSEFSQTVPELVAWARKNDFSISLPVDRLSFLLAVATLNGERLDGEMSEGELVDAFRHVSDAFEQTSETISVRANNAINDMVRQRLLNRFTSEQAEGNAIYRLTPLGIGITDYYIRQREFSTLRLSMQLSIVAGELKRAADAADENGDEFHWHRNVYAPLKYSVAEIFDSIDLTQRLMDEQQQQVKDDIAQLLNKDWRAAISSCELLLSETSGTLRELQDTLEAAGDKLQANLLRIQDATLAHDDLHFIDRLVFDLQSKLDRIISWGQQSIDLWIGYDRHVHKFIRTAIDMDKNRVFAQRLRQSVQTYFDAPWALTYASADRLLDMRDEEMALRDEEVTGELPPDLEYEEFNEIREQLAAMIEEQLAVYKTRQAPLDLGLVVRDYLAQYPRARHFDIARIVVDQAVRLGVAQADFTGLPPKWQPINDYGAKVQAHVIDKY; encoded by the coding sequence ATGAGTGAATTTTCCCAGACAGTCCCCGAACTGGTTGCCTGGGCCAGGAAAAACGATTTCTCCATCTCGCTGCCGGTAGACAGACTCTCTTTCCTGCTGGCGGTTGCCACGCTGAACGGCGAACGGCTGGACGGTGAAATGAGCGAGGGTGAACTGGTGGATGCGTTCCGCCATGTCAGTGATGCGTTTGAGCAAACCAGCGAAACCATTAGCGTGCGTGCCAACAACGCGATCAACGATATGGTGCGTCAACGTCTGCTGAACCGCTTTACCAGCGAGCAGGCGGAAGGAAACGCCATCTATCGCCTGACGCCGCTGGGCATCGGCATCACCGATTACTACATCCGCCAGCGTGAATTTTCCACGCTGCGTCTTTCCATGCAGCTCTCGATCGTGGCGGGTGAGCTTAAGCGCGCCGCCGACGCGGCGGATGAAAACGGTGACGAATTCCATTGGCACCGTAACGTCTACGCGCCGCTGAAATATTCGGTGGCAGAGATTTTCGACAGTATCGATCTCACCCAGCGCCTGATGGACGAACAGCAGCAGCAGGTGAAAGATGATATCGCGCAGCTGCTGAATAAAGACTGGCGAGCGGCCATCTCCAGCTGTGAACTTCTGCTGTCAGAAACCTCCGGCACGCTGCGCGAGCTCCAGGATACGCTGGAAGCCGCAGGGGACAAGCTGCAGGCTAACCTGCTGCGCATCCAGGACGCGACGCTGGCGCATGACGATCTGCATTTTATCGACCGTCTGGTGTTCGATCTGCAGAGCAAACTCGACCGCATTATCAGCTGGGGTCAGCAGTCGATCGACCTGTGGATCGGCTACGACCGACACGTGCATAAATTTATCCGTACCGCGATTGATATGGATAAAAACCGCGTCTTTGCTCAGCGTCTGCGTCAGTCGGTGCAGACCTATTTCGATGCGCCGTGGGCGCTGACCTACGCCAGTGCCGATCGTCTGCTGGATATGCGCGACGAAGAGATGGCGCTGCGCGATGAAGAGGTGACCGGTGAACTGCCGCCGGATCTGGAATACGAAGAATTTAACGAAATTCGCGAGCAGCTTGCGGCGATGATCGAAGAACAGCTTGCTGTCTACAAAACCAGACAAGCACCGCTGGATCTTGGCCTCGTGGTGCGCGACTATCTGGCGCAATATCCACGCGCGCGCCACTTCGACATTGCCCGCATTGTGGTAGACCAGGCGGTGCGCCTGGGCGTCGCGCAAGCAGATTTCACCGGGCTGCCGCCGAAGTGGCAGCCAATTAACGATTACGGAGCCAAGGTACAGGCGCATGTCATTGACAAATATTGA
- the mukB gene encoding chromosome partition protein MukB: MIERGKFRSLTLINWNGFFARTFDLDELVTTLSGGNGAGKSTTMAAFVTALIPDLTLLHFRNTTEAGATSGSRDKGLHGKLKAGVCYSVLDVINSRHQRVVVGVRLQQVAGRDRKVDIKPFAIQGLPTSVQPTSLLTETLNERQARVLTLQELKDKLEAIEGVQFKQFNSITDYHSLMFDLGVVARRLRTASDRSKYYRLIEASLYGGISSAITRSLRDYLLPENSGVRKAFQDMEAALRENRMTLEAIRVTQSDRDLFKHLISEATNYVAADYMRHANERRVHLDQALEYRRELFTSRKQLVAEQYKHVEMARELGEHNGAEGDLEADYQAASDHLNLVQTALRQQEKIERYEADLDELQIRLEEQNEVVAEAADMQEENEARAEAAELEVDELKSQLADYQQALDVQQTRAIQYTQALQALQRAKELCHLPDLTPDSADEWLDTFQAKEQEATEKLLSLEQKMSVAQTAHSQFEQAYQLVVAINGPLARSEAWDVARELLRDGVNQRHLAEQVQPLRMRLNELEQRLREQQEAERLLAEFCKRQGKNYDFDELEALHQELEARIAALSDTVSNASEQRMTLRQELEQIQSRSKALLQRAPVWLAAQSSLNQLSEQCGEQFESSQEVTEYLQQLLEREREAIVERDEVGARKRDVDEEIERLSQPGGSEDPRLNALAERFGGVLLSEIYDDVGLDDAPYFSALYGPSRNAIVVPDLSLISEQLAGLEDCPEDLYLIEGDPQSFDDSVFSVDELEKAVVVKIADRQWRYSRFPELPLFGRAARESRIESLHAERETLSERFATLSFDVQKTQRLHQSFSRFIGSHLAVAFDADPEAEIRKLNTRRGELERAIASHESDNQQSRVQFEQAKEGVAALNRILPRLNLLADDTLADRVDEIQERLDEAQEAARFVQQHGNQLAKLEPVVSVLQSDPEQFEQLKEDYAWSQQVQREARQQAFALTEVVQRRAHFGYSDSAEMLSGNSDLNEKLRQRLEQAEAERTRAREAMRSHSAQLNQYNQVLASLKSSFDTKKELLNDLQKELQDIGVRADSGAEERARIRRDELHSQLSNNRARRNQLEKALTFCEAEMDNLTRRLRKLERDYFEMREQVVTAKAGWCAVMRMVKDNNVERRLHRRELAYLSADELRSMSDKALGALRLAVADNEHLRDVLRMSEDPKRPERKIQFFVAVYQHLRERIRQDIIRTDDPVEAIEQMEIELGRLTEELTSREQKLAISSRSVANIIRKTIQREQNRIRQLNQGLQSVSFGQVNSVRLNVNVREAHATLLEVLSEQHEQHQDLFNSNRLTFSEALAKLYQRLNPQIDMGQRTPQTIGEELLDYRNYLEMEVEVNRGSDGWLRAESGALSTGEAIGTGMSILVMVVQSWEDEARRLRGKDISPCRLLFLDEAARLDARSIATLFELCERLDMQLIIAAPENISPEKGTTYKLVRKVFQNSEHVHVVGLRGFAPQPPESLPETTADAS; encoded by the coding sequence ATGATTGAACGCGGTAAATTTCGCTCACTGACGCTGATTAACTGGAACGGCTTCTTTGCCCGAACGTTCGATCTGGATGAGCTGGTCACGACGCTCTCCGGCGGTAACGGTGCGGGTAAATCCACCACCATGGCGGCCTTTGTTACGGCGCTGATCCCCGATCTGACGCTGCTCCATTTCCGTAACACCACCGAAGCGGGGGCAACAAGCGGCTCCCGTGATAAAGGTCTGCACGGTAAGCTGAAGGCCGGCGTCTGTTATTCGGTTCTGGACGTCATTAACTCCCGTCATCAGCGCGTGGTGGTGGGCGTGCGCCTGCAGCAGGTTGCCGGTCGCGACCGCAAAGTGGATATCAAACCGTTTGCGATCCAGGGTCTGCCAACGTCCGTGCAGCCGACGTCGCTGCTGACGGAAACCCTGAACGAACGTCAGGCGCGCGTGCTGACGCTGCAGGAGCTGAAGGACAAGCTCGAAGCCATCGAAGGCGTGCAGTTCAAGCAGTTCAACTCCATTACCGACTACCACTCGCTGATGTTCGATCTGGGCGTGGTGGCGCGTCGTCTGCGCACGGCGTCAGACCGTAGCAAATATTACCGTCTGATCGAAGCGTCTCTGTACGGCGGTATCTCCAGCGCGATTACCCGCTCTCTGCGCGATTACCTGCTGCCGGAAAACAGCGGCGTGCGTAAGGCCTTCCAGGATATGGAAGCGGCGCTGCGTGAAAACCGCATGACGCTGGAAGCGATTCGCGTTACCCAGTCTGACCGCGACCTGTTTAAACACCTGATCAGCGAAGCCACCAACTACGTGGCGGCGGACTACATGCGCCACGCCAACGAGCGCCGGGTGCATCTCGATCAGGCATTAGAATACCGCCGCGAACTGTTTACCTCCCGTAAACAGCTGGTGGCAGAGCAGTACAAGCACGTTGAAATGGCGCGCGAGCTGGGCGAGCACAACGGGGCTGAAGGCGACCTGGAAGCCGATTACCAGGCCGCCAGCGATCACCTGAACCTGGTGCAGACCGCGCTGCGTCAGCAGGAAAAAATCGAGCGCTATGAAGCGGATCTCGATGAGCTGCAGATTCGTCTCGAAGAGCAGAATGAAGTGGTGGCCGAAGCCGCCGACATGCAGGAAGAGAACGAAGCCCGTGCCGAAGCGGCCGAGCTGGAAGTGGATGAGCTGAAAAGCCAGCTTGCCGATTACCAGCAGGCACTTGACGTGCAGCAGACGCGAGCGATTCAGTACACCCAGGCATTGCAGGCATTACAGCGTGCGAAAGAGTTGTGCCATCTGCCTGACCTGACGCCGGACAGCGCCGACGAGTGGCTGGATACCTTCCAGGCCAAAGAGCAGGAAGCCACCGAAAAACTGCTCTCCCTCGAACAGAAAATGAGCGTCGCGCAAACGGCGCACAGCCAGTTTGAGCAGGCTTATCAGCTGGTGGTCGCCATTAACGGCCCGCTGGCGCGTAGCGAAGCCTGGGACGTTGCCCGTGAACTGCTGCGCGACGGTGTGAACCAGCGCCATCTGGCCGAGCAAGTTCAGCCGCTGCGTATGCGCCTGAACGAGCTGGAGCAGCGCCTGCGCGAGCAGCAGGAAGCCGAGCGTCTGCTGGCGGAATTCTGCAAGCGTCAGGGAAAAAATTACGATTTCGACGAGCTTGAGGCCCTGCATCAGGAGCTGGAAGCGCGTATTGCGGCCCTGTCCGATACCGTATCAAACGCCAGCGAACAGCGTATGACGCTGCGTCAGGAGCTGGAGCAGATTCAGTCCCGTTCGAAGGCGCTCCTGCAGCGTGCGCCAGTCTGGCTGGCGGCGCAAAGCAGCCTGAATCAGCTCAGCGAGCAGTGCGGCGAGCAGTTCGAATCCAGCCAGGAAGTGACCGAATACCTGCAGCAGCTGCTGGAGCGCGAGCGCGAAGCCATTGTTGAGCGTGACGAAGTGGGCGCCCGCAAGCGCGACGTCGATGAAGAAATTGAGCGCTTAAGCCAGCCGGGCGGTTCAGAAGATCCGCGCCTGAATGCGCTAGCTGAGCGTTTTGGCGGCGTGCTGCTGTCCGAGATTTATGACGACGTTGGCCTTGACGATGCCCCGTACTTCTCCGCGCTGTACGGTCCATCCCGCAACGCGATCGTGGTCCCGGATCTGTCCCTGATTTCTGAGCAGCTTGCCGGCCTGGAAGATTGTCCGGAAGATCTTTACCTGATCGAAGGGGATCCGCAGTCGTTCGATGACAGCGTATTCAGCGTCGACGAGCTGGAAAAAGCTGTCGTGGTGAAAATCGCCGACCGTCAGTGGCGTTATTCCCGCTTCCCTGAGCTGCCGCTGTTTGGCCGCGCCGCGCGCGAAAGCCGCATCGAGAGCCTGCACGCCGAGCGTGAGACGCTGTCCGAACGTTTTGCGACCCTGTCGTTTGACGTGCAGAAAACCCAGCGTCTGCATCAGTCGTTCAGCCGCTTTATCGGCAGCCATCTCGCCGTAGCGTTTGACGCGGATCCGGAAGCCGAAATCCGCAAACTCAATACCCGCCGTGGCGAGCTGGAACGTGCGATTGCCAGCCATGAAAGTGATAACCAGCAGAGTCGCGTTCAGTTTGAACAGGCGAAAGAGGGCGTCGCTGCCCTTAACCGCATCCTGCCGCGCCTGAATCTGCTGGCGGACGACACGCTGGCTGACCGTGTGGATGAGATCCAGGAGCGTCTGGATGAAGCGCAGGAAGCCGCGCGTTTCGTTCAGCAGCACGGCAATCAGCTGGCGAAGCTGGAGCCCGTCGTGTCTGTACTGCAGAGCGATCCGGAACAGTTTGAGCAGTTAAAAGAAGATTATGCCTGGTCTCAGCAGGTGCAGCGCGAAGCGCGTCAGCAGGCGTTTGCCCTGACGGAAGTGGTGCAGCGTCGGGCCCACTTTGGCTACTCTGATTCGGCTGAAATGCTGAGCGGTAACAGCGACCTGAACGAAAAACTGCGTCAGCGCCTTGAGCAGGCGGAAGCGGAACGTACTCGCGCCCGCGAAGCAATGCGCAGCCACTCCGCTCAGTTGAACCAGTACAACCAGGTGCTGGCCTCGCTGAAAAGCTCCTTCGATACCAAGAAAGAGCTGTTAAACGATCTGCAGAAAGAGCTTCAGGACATCGGCGTGCGTGCCGACAGCGGGGCAGAAGAGCGTGCGCGTATTCGTCGTGACGAGCTGCATTCTCAGCTTAGCAATAACCGCGCGCGTCGTAATCAGCTGGAAAAAGCGCTGACCTTCTGCGAAGCGGAAATGGATAACCTGACCCGTCGCCTGCGCAAGCTGGAGCGCGACTACTTTGAGATGCGCGAGCAGGTCGTGACCGCCAAAGCGGGCTGGTGCGCGGTGATGCGCATGGTGAAAGACAATAACGTTGAGCGTCGTCTGCACCGTCGCGAGCTGGCGTACCTCTCTGCCGATGAGCTGCGTTCCATGTCGGATAAGGCGTTGGGGGCGCTGCGTCTGGCGGTGGCGGATAACGAACACCTGCGCGACGTGCTGCGTATGTCGGAAGATCCAAAACGTCCGGAACGTAAAATCCAGTTCTTCGTGGCGGTTTACCAGCACCTGCGCGAGCGTATTCGTCAGGACATCATCCGTACCGACGATCCGGTTGAAGCCATCGAACAGATGGAAATCGAGCTGGGTCGCCTGACGGAAGAGCTGACCTCCCGCGAGCAGAAGCTGGCGATCAGCTCCCGCAGCGTGGCGAACATCATTCGTAAAACCATTCAGCGCGAACAGAACCGTATTCGCCAGCTGAACCAGGGTCTGCAGAGCGTGTCGTTTGGTCAGGTGAACAGCGTGCGCCTCAACGTCAACGTGCGTGAAGCCCACGCGACGCTGCTGGAAGTGCTGTCTGAGCAGCACGAGCAGCATCAGGATCTGTTCAACAGCAACCGTCTGACCTTCTCCGAAGCGCTGGCGAAGCTGTATCAGCGCCTGAACCCGCAGATTGATATGGGGCAACGTACGCCGCAAACCATCGGTGAAGAGCTGCTGGACTACCGCAACTACCTGGAAATGGAAGTTGAGGTAAACCGTGGCTCAGACGGCTGGCTGCGTGCGGAATCCGGGGCGCTCTCTACCGGTGAAGCGATCGGTACCGGGATGTCAATTCTGGTGATGGTCGTACAGAGCTGGGAAGATGAAGCGCGCCGCCTGCGCGGCAAAGACATCTCGCCATGCCGACTGCTGTTCCTCGATGAGGCGGCGCGTCTTGATGCCCGCTCAATTGCCACGCTGTTCGAGCTTTGCGAACGTCTCGATATGCAGCTCATTATCGCGGCACCTGAGAACATCAGCCCCGAGAAGGGCACTACCTACAAACTGGTGCGTAAAGTGTTCCAGAACAGCGAACACGTTCACGTTGTGGGACTGCGTGGCTTTGCGCCGCAGCCGCCGGAGTCATTGCCGGAAACCACGGCGGACGCTTCCTGA
- the cmoM gene encoding tRNA uridine 5-oxyacetic acid(34) methyltransferase CmoM: MRDRNFDDIAEKFSRNIYGTTKGQLRQTILWQDLDTILATFGGQTLRVLDAGGGEGQTAIKMAERGHHVTLCDLSAEMVARATRAAEEKGVSDNMHFIQCAAQDIAQHLETQVDLILFHAVLEWVADPQSVLQTLWSMLRPGGTLSLMFYNANGFLMHNMVAGNFDYVQVGMPKKKKRTLSPDYPRDPQQVYGWLEAIGWQIVGKTGVRVFHDYLREKHKQRDCFDTLTELETRYCRQEPFISLGRYIHVTAHKPQMQG, from the coding sequence ATGCGGGATCGCAATTTTGATGACATCGCGGAAAAGTTTTCGCGCAACATTTATGGCACTACGAAAGGGCAGCTCCGTCAGACGATCCTCTGGCAGGATCTGGACACCATTCTGGCCACCTTTGGTGGTCAAACGTTGCGCGTGCTGGACGCCGGTGGCGGTGAAGGGCAGACGGCGATAAAAATGGCCGAGCGCGGTCATCACGTCACGCTTTGCGATCTTTCTGCTGAAATGGTCGCCCGCGCGACGCGTGCTGCAGAAGAGAAAGGTGTGAGCGACAACATGCATTTTATACAATGCGCCGCTCAGGACATCGCGCAGCATTTGGAAACCCAGGTTGATCTGATATTGTTTCATGCGGTGCTGGAGTGGGTTGCCGATCCGCAAAGCGTGTTACAAACCCTGTGGTCGATGTTACGCCCGGGCGGCACGCTGTCGCTGATGTTCTACAATGCTAACGGCTTCCTGATGCACAACATGGTTGCAGGAAACTTCGACTATGTTCAGGTCGGGATGCCCAAAAAGAAAAAGCGCACGCTTTCCCCGGACTATCCGCGCGATCCACAGCAGGTTTATGGCTGGCTGGAAGCGATTGGTTGGCAGATCGTCGGGAAGACGGGCGTCAGGGTGTTTCATGATTATCTGCGTGAAAAACACAAACAGCGTGACTGTTTTGACACCTTAACAGAATTAGAAACGCGGTATTGCCGTCAGGAGCCTTTTATCAGCCTTGGCCGCTATATTCACGTCACCGCGCACAAGCCGCAGATGCAAGGATAA
- a CDS encoding YcbJ family phosphotransferase has translation MEQLRAELSHLLGEKLSRVECVSEKADTALWSLYDSQGNPMPLMARSFTSPGVARQLAWKMSMLAREGTVRMPTVYGVMTHEEHPGPDVLLIERLRGVPVEAPARTPERWEQLKDQIVEALLAWHRQDSRGLVGPVDSTQENLWPLWYRQRVEVLWGTLNQFNNTGLTMQDKRILFRTRECLPALFDGFNDNCVLIHGNFTLRSMLKDSRSDQLLAMLGPGIMLWAPREYELFRLSDSGAAEGLLWHYLQRAPVAEAFLWRRWLYLLWDEVAQLVNTGRFNRANFDLATKSLLPWLA, from the coding sequence ATGGAACAGCTGCGTGCCGAACTTAGCCATCTGCTGGGTGAGAAATTAAGCCGGGTCGAATGCGTGAGTGAAAAGGCCGATACCGCGCTTTGGTCGTTGTATGACAGTCAGGGCAACCCTATGCCGCTGATGGCCAGAAGTTTCACCTCGCCGGGCGTTGCCAGGCAGCTTGCATGGAAAATGTCGATGCTGGCGCGGGAGGGAACCGTCCGTATGCCGACGGTGTACGGCGTAATGACGCACGAGGAACACCCCGGCCCGGACGTGCTGCTGATTGAGCGCTTGCGAGGGGTGCCCGTTGAAGCGCCCGCGCGCACGCCGGAACGCTGGGAGCAGTTAAAAGACCAGATTGTCGAGGCGCTGCTGGCCTGGCACCGTCAGGATAGCCGCGGGCTTGTCGGTCCGGTCGACAGCACTCAGGAAAACCTGTGGCCGCTGTGGTATCGCCAGCGGGTTGAGGTCCTGTGGGGGACGCTCAACCAGTTCAACAATACCGGTTTGACCATGCAGGATAAGCGTATTCTGTTTCGCACCCGCGAGTGCCTGCCGGCGCTGTTCGACGGTTTTAATGACAACTGCGTGCTGATCCACGGTAATTTCACCCTGCGCAGCATGCTCAAAGACTCCCGCAGCGATCAGCTTCTCGCGATGCTGGGGCCGGGGATCATGCTCTGGGCTCCGCGCGAATACGAGCTGTTCAGGCTCAGCGACAGCGGGGCGGCGGAAGGTTTGCTGTGGCACTACCTTCAACGCGCGCCCGTTGCAGAAGCGTTTCTCTGGCGGCGCTGGCTTTATCTGCTCTGGGACGAAGTCGCGCAGCTGGTGAATACCGGACGTTTTAATCGCGCAAACTTCGATCTGGCAACAAAATCACTCCTGCCCTGGCTCGCCTGA
- the mukE gene encoding chromosome partition protein MukE — protein MSLTNIEQVMPVKLAQALANPLFPALDSQLRAGRHIGLDELDNHAFLMDFQEYLEEFYARYNVELIRAPEGFFYLRPRSTTLIPRSVLSELDMMVGKILCYLYLSPERLANEGIFTQQELYDELLTLADESKLLKLVNNRSTGSDLDRQKLQEKVRSSLNRLRRLGMVWFMGHDSSKFRITESVFRFGADVRAGDDAREAQLRMIRDGEAMPVENHLQLNDEHEENLPDSGEEE, from the coding sequence ATGTCATTGACAAATATTGAACAAGTGATGCCGGTTAAGCTGGCACAGGCGCTGGCGAATCCGTTATTTCCGGCGCTGGACAGCCAGCTGCGTGCCGGTCGTCACATTGGCTTAGACGAGCTGGATAATCACGCCTTTTTGATGGACTTTCAGGAGTACCTGGAAGAGTTTTACGCACGCTACAACGTGGAGCTTATCCGCGCGCCGGAAGGGTTTTTCTACCTGCGTCCGCGCTCCACGACGCTGATTCCGCGTTCCGTGCTCTCCGAGCTGGATATGATGGTCGGCAAAATTCTTTGCTACCTCTACCTCAGCCCTGAACGTCTGGCGAATGAAGGGATCTTCACCCAGCAGGAACTTTACGACGAGCTGTTGACGCTGGCTGATGAGAGCAAGCTGCTCAAGCTGGTGAACAACCGCTCCACGGGATCGGATCTTGACCGTCAGAAATTACAGGAAAAGGTTCGCTCTTCCCTGAACCGTCTGCGTCGTCTGGGCATGGTCTGGTTTATGGGCCACGACAGCAGCAAATTCCGCATCACGGAATCTGTCTTCCGCTTCGGCGCCGACGTGCGTGCGGGCGATGACGCGCGTGAAGCGCAGCTTCGCATGATCCGCGACGGTGAAGCGATGCCGGTGGAAAACCATTTGCAGCTCAATGATGAGCATGAAGAGAATCTGCCGGATAGCGGGGAGGAAGAGTAA
- the kdsB gene encoding 3-deoxy-manno-octulosonate cytidylyltransferase has product MSFVVIIPARYASTRLPGKPLVDINGKPMIVHVLERARESGADRVIVATDHPDVARAVEAAGGEVCMTRADHQSGTERLAEVVEKCGFSDDTVIVNVQGDEPMIPAVIIRQVAENLAQRQVGMATLAVPIHHAEEAFNPNAVKVVMDAEGYALYFSRATIPWDRDRFALSKETIGDTFLRHIGIYGYRAGFIRRYVTWAPSPLEHIEMLEQLRVLWYGEKIHVAVASEVPGTGVDTPEDLERVRADLR; this is encoded by the coding sequence ATGAGTTTTGTTGTCATTATTCCTGCGCGCTATGCCTCAACGCGCCTGCCGGGTAAACCTCTGGTGGATATCAACGGCAAGCCGATGATTGTGCATGTTCTTGAGCGTGCGCGTGAATCCGGTGCCGATCGCGTGATTGTTGCTACCGATCATCCTGACGTCGCCCGTGCGGTTGAGGCGGCAGGCGGTGAGGTATGCATGACCCGCGCCGATCACCAGTCCGGCACCGAGCGTCTGGCGGAAGTGGTTGAGAAATGTGGTTTCAGTGATGATACGGTCATCGTTAACGTGCAGGGTGACGAGCCGATGATCCCGGCGGTGATTATCCGTCAGGTGGCAGAAAACCTGGCTCAGCGTCAGGTTGGTATGGCGACGCTCGCGGTGCCCATTCACCACGCTGAAGAGGCATTCAATCCGAATGCGGTGAAGGTGGTCATGGATGCCGAAGGCTATGCGCTCTATTTCTCCCGCGCCACGATCCCCTGGGATCGCGATCGCTTTGCGCTCTCTAAAGAGACCATCGGTGATACCTTCCTGCGTCATATTGGGATCTACGGCTATCGGGCCGGTTTTATTCGTCGATATGTTACCTGGGCGCCGAGTCCGCTGGAGCATATCGAAATGCTGGAGCAGCTTCGCGTGCTCTGGTATGGCGAAAAAATTCACGTTGCCGTTGCCAGCGAAGTGCCTGGAACGGGCGTTGATACGCCGGAAGATCTTGAGCGCGTCCGCGCCGACCTGCGCTAA
- the elyC gene encoding envelope biogenesis factor ElyC — MLFTLKKYIGGMMLPLPLLLIIIALGLALVWFSRFQKSGKTLITLGWFVLLLLSLQPVADGLLRPIENTYPTWQGNQKVAYIVVLGGGYTWDPDWAPSSNLINNSLPRLNEGIRLWLANPGSKMIFTGAAAKTNPVSTAEAGARVAESLGVPRSSIITLDSPKDTEEEAAAVKQAIGDVPFLLVTSASHLPRAMIFFKKQGLHPLPAPANQMAIDAPLNPWERAIPSPAWLMHSDRVGYETLGRLWQWLKGSSGEPGQE, encoded by the coding sequence ATGCTTTTTACCCTTAAGAAATACATTGGAGGGATGATGCTTCCCCTTCCGCTGCTGCTCATCATCATCGCGCTGGGGCTGGCGCTGGTGTGGTTCAGTCGCTTTCAGAAGAGTGGCAAAACGCTTATCACGCTCGGCTGGTTTGTCCTGCTGCTGTTGAGCCTGCAGCCGGTCGCGGATGGTCTTTTACGCCCCATCGAAAACACGTACCCAACATGGCAGGGAAATCAGAAAGTGGCGTACATCGTGGTGCTGGGCGGCGGATATACCTGGGATCCTGACTGGGCCCCCAGTTCAAACCTGATCAACAACAGTCTGCCACGGCTAAACGAAGGCATTCGCCTCTGGCTGGCGAATCCGGGATCAAAAATGATCTTCACCGGCGCGGCGGCCAAAACGAACCCGGTGAGTACGGCTGAAGCGGGCGCCAGAGTCGCGGAATCACTCGGCGTGCCGCGCTCCTCAATTATCACTCTGGACAGCCCAAAAGATACCGAAGAAGAGGCTGCCGCAGTGAAGCAGGCGATTGGCGATGTCCCGTTCTTACTGGTGACCTCCGCCTCACACCTGCCGCGCGCAATGATTTTCTTTAAGAAACAAGGCCTGCACCCGCTTCCCGCACCGGCAAACCAGATGGCCATCGACGCGCCGCTCAACCCGTGGGAACGGGCGATCCCCTCCCCGGCGTGGCTGATGCATAGCGATCGCGTCGGTTATGAGACGCTCGGACGCCTCTGGCAGTGGCTGAAAGGATCGTCAGGCGAGCCAGGGCAGGAGTGA